The sequence TAATTAATTTATCCAGGAGGGGTGACCAGAGTGATAGATATTATTGTACCTTAAGTTTTAGAGGATTTGACAATTCTATTAGAGTTGCTCATAGAAGCTAAAATGGAGACCTACCACCCCGGGGTCAATTTCTTCATGTGGTTGTCTTACCGTGATCGTTGATGGAAGCCGAGCGACTTGCATGGCAGGCCCTTTTGCATATGCACCTAGTTACGTGTTATGCAACCAGTCAGAACAAGACGATCACCCACCTCCTCACCACGTGCCTTTTTGCGCACGGTGCGGCACGAAGTGCCCTCCTGGATTGACACTCCCCTTGTAGCGGGGGATGGCTTCTTGGATTGATGGCAGTTGAGCTGTGATTCTGTCCAATCCTCCGCGCGGATGGGCACATCCTTAGCTGTAATGTTGGTGGCATGGAGCATTTGAAAGGATCGCAATTTGATCATATTCAACAACGTTCAACTCAACTTAGCCCGCCTACTTGACACCATTAAGGCAAATGCCAGTCAATGGGTGATGGTGGGTGCGAGGGGTTTGGCGGCTTTGCTTCCGGTGACAACAATGTCTGGCGACTAGAGGTGTGGTGTTATAAACTTATAATCACCGGGTGTTGCCCTTCTTATGTCTTGCACTAACTCTTACTTCTATCAATGTATTGAGACACAAGTCTTTTACGTTTTCTTTTTTAAGAAAAAACTAGGTTTGATTTGACTTTTGGAATCTGGGGCCATTATTTGATCTGCCATTGTGTGATATGTGCAAtgactgccctgcagaacttgagTTGCTCTGATTGGCCATCGGCGGTTGACCTCAGATTTCTGTTTCATACAAACTTTATGCCTTGTTTCAGAATAGGAGGAGTACATTTTTTACCACTTTCTACCTTCATTAAATAAGTATGTTATTCTACTCTTCAAGATCCCTATGGCCTCCATCTTCTCTCTGGCCTTTTTATTTTAAGGCAaacatgtactacctccgtccgggattAAAAGTCCTATGAGCCAATTCTCTCGTACCAAGGCATGGTGTAGCTCTTGATAAAATTGATGGCTACAGAGCAATTAGTCCTCCTCTCTCCTCCATGCAACCAATGAAGAAGCAGGCACTTGAGTGTGCATGCAGCTAGGCCCAGCACTTTCTCACTTTGCTTTGCATGCGACCAGTGAAAGAGCAGCCATAAACTATGCGTGCAACTACCAAGGCTGCCAAGGCCTTGTAAAAACGGACGACGCTTCGTGGCTAGTGGGACctttaaacccggacggaggtagtagatgTGAGATATTTTAAGAAACAAAATCCACCTTACAGGCAAAATGTAGAGTATACTTCTGAATACAAGATGTAAGATGCAGAATATAGTTTGCTATGTCTTTCCCAATGGTCGATTGTTTTTGAACTATCTAATTGTGTTTCTTTATAATTGGGAAGGTCAAGCAAATTGTTATGCCGGGAGCTAGCGGAGGAATAAGCAATACTCCCACCAATTACTTGGTCAAATCATACAAAAATAGTTGTAATGTAGCTAGATAATCACACACAAGCGGCATATTTTTTTAATGTCTTATGCAACTTTTGAATATTACTATGTTTGCAACACATGCAATGACGAGGGACACATTATTTTTTAACTGGTATTCTTATCTGCAACTTTCATGAAAATAAAATTAAGTCTTTAGTTGGTTCTACTCCGTACTTTTTAACCGTTGTTCACTGGTCTTTTCGTCCATTAATTTGTTGGCATGGTCAACTCGGCATCAAAATGGAAAATTTGTGTTGTCTGTCGAGATCTCCACCCTCAGTCACAGTAACTCACATTGGATTTGACGCTGGTGCCATCTGGTTGTAATGACTGTGATGATATTTTAATATAAGTGCAATATTTTTCCTTCCCGATAAGTGTCACATGTATGTCACAAACACATGACAATTTCAAACAGTTTTGATGGCAAGTTTAGTGACGTGAGGATGACAACTTTTTTTTCGGATGACAaattttagtttatcttttggtTTTTCTAatgacaactttagttgtaaaAACGTCAGGGCGGAGTGCTTCGTGCTATAAGTGTGGCACTTATTAtttgagaaaaaaaagggaaaCAGGGGAGAGGAGGGACATTATTTTCCGGAGAGGAAAGTATCGTTTCCCCCCTCAAATCCTTTATGATGGATCAAATCCCCCCTCAAGTCTAAAACCGGATTAATCACCCCCTCAAATCTGTAATACCGGATCAATCAGGCCCCGAGCGGTTTTGAACAAGATTTTAGGTGGTTTTGATAGGAACTGCAATATTTCTAACTTGTCGGCGTCGCCGACGACGTGGAAATTTTCTAGGATCTCGGCACCGGCGACGTGCTCCCCCGACCGACCCCTTATTCTAGGGGAATCTGGCTCAGAAGGATCGCTGACGCGGACTTCGGCTCGACGCACATGTTCAGGAGGCGAGCTCCCCGAGGAGGAAGACAGCCATATGCAAAACCTGCGCGCTGACAGAGTTGAAGAGGACCTCCACGAAGCCATTGATCAGGGCGGCCGCCTCGCGCCAGAGTCGCCCGATCCTGCAGGCGCATGTTTTATGCATGCTTGATGACCAGGCAATCTGAACCAGTTACATATGCAGTGCAGACATGATCAATCAGTCTAATTTCCTGATTATGCAACTCACATTGGGCAGCACAGCACGGGATAGGATTCCCAACATTCTTCTCAAGTAACCTGACAGTCTTAACATGTGTACATACTTCAGTCCAATCCACAAGCGATTGCAGCACACCCACCAATTCAGGTCCTATTAAAAAAATCAGTTCAACTAGATTCCCAGCACAAGTGATTTCTTCAGATTAACACACATGCTCGTGCACCAGTTGTTTGGACAGGGCTACCATTGTCACGgacgaggacttggaagacgcaACCTGAACCGGCTATGGAGGTTGTGCACGGCGATCCAATTGGAGGAGCATGATATGGCTCACACTGGCGGACGACTATGCTGCGGTTGACCCCGATATGGCTCACACCGGCCGTCTACTTCCTCACCAACACGCAAGCGCAGACCATGTTCGTGCAGCAGGGCACGAAGACGGACTCCCACATCACGGGCAGCGCCGCCGACGTCCATCGAGACGGTGCTCGTCGCCACCTGCGTCACGATCATAACAGGGTCGTCGCATCATCCGTGGCGTTCGCGCCGCTGCGGCTCATGGGGATCGGGCACGCGACGGCGACTGGCACAGTGGCCACCATGGCCGCGTGCGCCGAGACGCGCAGGCTGCAGATGGCGGCACAAATGGGCATAGCGTGGCTACTGCTGCAGTACGTCATGATGGACACGTGGAGAATGAGCTGGTAGCAAAGTCCTCGACGGGCTCGCTCGCCGCCACCCGACAAGTTCGAAATCGTGCGATTCTTCTCCAAAACCACCTAAAATCCTGCTCAAAACCACTCAGGGCCTGATTGATCCGGTATTACAGATTTGAGGGGGTGATTAATCCGGTTTTAGACTTGAGGGGGGATTTGATCCATCATGAAGGATTTGAGGGGGGAAAGGATACTTTCCTCTTTTCCGGAAACTTCAGTTTGTATCTTTTTTGGGCTTGAGTGGACTGAGAACGCATACACACCCAACAGACAGGTTCACTCGGCCTGCTCAAGCCCTCCTGCTTCTCTCTTCCACAGGCTATTTTCTCTCCCTCAATCGACGACGTTTGATTCCGACGGCCTCCGCTAGACGAGAAGGTTGAGAGGGTTCCGGTTGTGAGCGAGGAGGTAGGGCTTGAGGTGGAGGGAGGGATGAACAGAGCGGTGGAGGCGGATGCGTGCGGCTACAGCTGGAGGTCGATACTTTCGGTGTGGTGATCGCGGCGAAGGAGCGACGCCCCGCCCAGTTGCCGCGGCGGACCGCCGGCCGCCGTCCACCACAGAGCGAGACCTCAGTGAGGCAGTGAAGTACGGGGGTTCTGCTCGAGCTCCATCACAGCGGTGTCAGCGTGTGGAAGGCGGCGATAGCAGAATGGCCAGTTTCCGTCTCACTGGTCTGGAGGCACGCAAGGTGTTTGCTAGAATGCTTAGCAGCGGGGCAGGTGGCAGTGATGCCGCTGTGGAGGCTTTCGACCCCGCCAAACGCCTCTGCAAGCTCATCATCTCCTGCCGGCAGGCCTCGGGGCTTGAGATCGAGCTCGACCACAGCGACCTCCGAGTCACCCCGGATGTCGCCGAGCGCGTCCTGGAGCGCCTCGACAACGCTGGCATGCTCGCGTATCGCTTCTTCGAGTGGGCGCGCAAGCAGAGGCGTGGTGGCTGCGCCCACACCGTCCGCTCCTTCCACACGGTGGTCGCGTCCCTCGCCAAGATCCGCCAGTACCAGCTCATGTGGGACGTCGTTGCCATAATGCGCCGGCAGGGCGTGGTCAATGTCGAGACGTTTGGCATCATAATGCGGAAGTACGCACGGGCGCAGAAGGTCGATGAAGCTGTTTACACGTTCAATGTCATGGAGAAGTACGGCGTTGTGCCTAACCTCGCCGCTTTCAACAGCCTGCTCTGTGCGCTGTGCAAGTCCAAGAATGTGCGCAAGGCGCAGGAGATCTTTGAACAGATGAATGGCCGGTTCAGCCCTGATGCCAAGACCTATAGCATCTTGCTTGAGGGTTGGGGGAGAGCGCCTAATCTCCCAAAGATGCGAGAGGTCTACAGTGAGATGCTTGATGCAGGCTGCCAGCCTGACATAGTCACATATGGCATCATGGTTGATTCCCTCTGCAAGACAGGCCGTGTTGAGGAAGCTGTCTTTGTGGTGCAGGACATGAGCTCCAGGGGCTGCCAACCAACAACCTTCATATACAGTGTGCTCGTGCATACATACGGCGTTGAAATGAGGATCGAGGATGCTGTTGCAACATTTTTGGATATGCAGAAGGACGGGATCGTGCCAGATGTTGTGGTTTATAATGCACTTGTCACTGCCTTCTGCAAAGTGAAAAAATTTGACAATGCATTTAgagtcatggatgacatggaaggcCATGGAATCACCCCAAACTCAAGGACCTGGAACATCATCCTTAACAAGATGATTAGCCTTGGAAAGGATGAAGAAGCATACAGGGTCTTCCGCCGTATGATAAAGCGCTGCCAACCAGATTCTGATACATACACCATGATGATAAAGATGTTCTGTGAGAATGACAGGTTAGAGATGGCACTGAAGGTATGGAAATATATGAGGTTGAAGCAGTTTCTGCCGAGCATGCACACGTTCTCTGTGCTGATCAATGGGCTGTGTGACAAGGGTGAGGTTAGCCAAGCTTGTGTTCTGCTTGAAGATATGATAGAGAAGGGCATTAGACCCCCTGGTTCAACATTTGGCAAGCTGAGGCAGCTCCTtctgaaggaaggaaggaaggatgtGCTTGAATTTCTCGTTGATAAAATGAAGATTCTGATACAGGAACCTTTGTTTGATTGACCATTCATTATGTTCCAATGGTACTACTGCTCAATCCTACAGCTGCCACCCATGGCTCATTTGAAATAATAATTTCAGGTTTACTTTTGCTATTGCTTGTGGGATTTCTGTTATTGTTTGTCGAGCATGATTGTTCTCTTTTTATTAAGGCCATGGTGTTAATCTATGTTTGGAAGAAACACTTTCCATCTTCCGGTCTCAATTGTCAGGATAATCCAAATGATAGTCAATTGTGCGATAATAGTTTAGGTTCATACAATTTGTAATTTCCAACTACAGTTACTTCGTAAGTACCACATCATTGTGCTATCAACCAAACTGGATACAGTTTTATATGGTGCACGATGAAATCTCTTCTTCAGACTGCCTAAAAACTATTGTTGTCTTGTGTCATAATTCATAGGTAAAGGTAAAAtccaattataagaaaataaagCCATTGACAAGAGGCATAGAGGTTTCCTTGGAAAGGTCAAGAAAAAGCCAACAGTGGCAAGCAAACCCAAATCTTGAAGCTTTGATGGGCTCTGCACATCAGATGGCTATGGCTGTAAAAATCAGATGCCTCAAGACCCTGGGCTGAATTTCGCGCAGTGCTCAAGCGCTTTTTGGGGTAGCAGCGGAATCCATCATGGGCAACGGGAGGCAAGAAAATTCTGGTCTGACCGGTGATTGCAAGGCAGAACAATCACTGAGTTGgctcctaacttgatcaagttgaTCTCCATAAGAGTTGTTAAACATCGAACTGTTGCTCAAGCCCTGAACAGCCAAGGCTGGGTAACTGACATCAGAGGAGCCCTAACGGCACAAGTGAATTATTGACTATCTTCAGATTCGGGACATGGTTGATAATCTGGTCTTACATCAGAAAGTTCCTGATCAGCAGTGGTGGCGTTTCACTCGGTCAGGTTCCTACATCAGTACATATGCATATCACACTTTCTTCATTGGAACCATCAAGTTCGCACCTTGGAAACAAATCTGGAAAAGCTGGGCTCCCCTGCACTGCAAATTTTCATTTCGTTAGTTGTAAACAGCCGGTGTTGGACAGCTGACCGACTTGCGAAGCGCGGCCATCCCCATCCAGTTGCTTGTCCCCTCTGTGATCAGGCTGAGGAAACAATCCAGCACACCATCATCTCATGTGTGTTTGCTCGGCAGGTCTGGACACTAATTTTCCAAAGGTTGGGCCTGATTGCTATGGTCCCTCAACCTACTGTTGCTCGGTTCTCTGCTTGGTGGAGCAATATTATCAGTAGGGTTCCAAATGTGCTGAGAGAAGGCATCAACTCCCTGATCATTTTAATACCTTGGGAGCTTCGGAAGCACCGAAATGATTGTGTTTCAAGGGGCAAACCCAAGTGTTCAGGTGGTTTTGCAAACAGTGGATGAGAGTGGTTTATGGTGTCTGGATGGAATCTCTGCTTCATAAGCTCCTCATTTGGTCGCTCTCCCTGGACTCTTATTATTGGGGAGGTGGCCTGGTCGTGGTCGTTTAAAGTTCATATTGTGGCGTGTTTGTAGTCCTGTTGTGTGTGTGCTGGGTGTGTTTTTATGAGTAGTCTCTTTGGCCTCTCCTCTGTACTGTTTTTTCTCTCTTAACGAAATGACATGCATCTCTCATGCGTTGttctagaaaaatagaaaaacatctTCGACTGAATGAAAGCACTTGATGACACGATTGAAAGGTCACTTTCATCATGGTTTGTTCACTTTCACGGCTATTTACCGTGTGCTTCCATTTGGTTTAACCTTTTCCTTAGGTGCAGATCCTTTGTAGGTTGCTGTTCTGTAGGAGCTGATGAAACGTCCATGGTGGCTTGACACTATCGACACGCAGGTGTTGCATCTAGGTACCTACTTCACCGATTATTCGCTTTCACTTTGCAGTTACTACTTTTTTTTATTCCAAAGGTTGTTTAGAACCaatggataatactattttttgctCTATATGACTGATCAAAGGGACACCAAAACCTCGCgagaaaaaaaatcatactaaattctTGGAGAAAACGTAAAATAATTGAAGGATGTAGAGAGACAGTAATTTTTCACTTTTATacatttctgttttttttttgcagAGGTTGATATTGGGTTGTGCATTCGCCGGCATATTGTTGTATGGctgcctttttttagacaaacaGGGAG comes from Triticum aestivum cultivar Chinese Spring chromosome 5B, IWGSC CS RefSeq v2.1, whole genome shotgun sequence and encodes:
- the LOC123113404 gene encoding pentatricopeptide repeat-containing protein At1g77360, mitochondrial; the protein is MRAATAGGRYFRCGDRGEGATPRPVAAADRRPPSTTERDLSEAVKYGGSARAPSQRCQRVEGGDSRMASFRLTGLEARKVFARMLSSGAGGSDAAVEAFDPAKRLCKLIISCRQASGLEIELDHSDLRVTPDVAERVLERLDNAGMLAYRFFEWARKQRRGGCAHTVRSFHTVVASLAKIRQYQLMWDVVAIMRRQGVVNVETFGIIMRKYARAQKVDEAVYTFNVMEKYGVVPNLAAFNSLLCALCKSKNVRKAQEIFEQMNGRFSPDAKTYSILLEGWGRAPNLPKMREVYSEMLDAGCQPDIVTYGIMVDSLCKTGRVEEAVFVVQDMSSRGCQPTTFIYSVLVHTYGVEMRIEDAVATFLDMQKDGIVPDVVVYNALVTAFCKVKKFDNAFRVMDDMEGHGITPNSRTWNIILNKMISLGKDEEAYRVFRRMIKRCQPDSDTYTMMIKMFCENDRLEMALKVWKYMRLKQFLPSMHTFSVLINGLCDKGEVSQACVLLEDMIEKGIRPPGSTFGKLRQLLLKEGRKDVLEFLVDKMKILIQEPLFD